One part of the Hydra vulgaris chromosome 01, alternate assembly HydraT2T_AEP genome encodes these proteins:
- the LOC136075536 gene encoding uncharacterized protein LOC136075536 gives MALRSQIYLVSPAERIEGSKLPSGKQVLGHFLHLHNVLKEDIRKAATHAIEKVEDFWFRAKIPTRHHQDSIKKLEQLFFEWKSLKKNKSRKTETQQTNETAFSAAIEELFDIAHADAMELIENQEDKVFLESQRKKGRPGCMGGIDKVLLQQQKKQNERKQILQKRVHRSQLDKNTLLDKAVLESSSADSEESQSEPEDEDPVLSTSTVTPSSSSRKRGRQSVVSPQLASMLDRNKMSDRAAMMVIVEASRALGQDAESLALNRSTIQRLRRKHRQQIASGIIQHFKPNTALTVHWDGKLMQDLTGTEKVDRLPILVTTMGKTKLLDIPKIPAGTGQDEAKAVYDAIRKWELENFVHGMCFDTTSSNTGRLSGACVLLEQLLGRPLLHFGCRHHIMELVLAAAFCVCMGPSKAPEILVFKRFQAQWSSFDQESYEDAFSDDVASAELSEVKHVIIVFCEQQLQDHQPRDDYRELLKLMLIFLGRKPTDWKNFRAPGSMHQARWMAKAIYSIKVWLFRSQFKLTLRESRGLLRVNIFLAKVYITFWFLAPLAYKAARNDLQLIQQLQAYPDQDIGAATSRKLAGHLWYLSEDLILFSLFDPEVDFTTKREIVKRSLEQEGEEVPLKRVVVDLATVQQKTLPDFVSKRSRNLFSILGMPDGFLAEDPESWNRRDDFKVAEAIVKSQAVTNDHAERGVALIQDATKSGRFKSEEQLQYALQVIEQNRANFPNVKKSTLLHN, from the exons ATGGCATTGCGTTCACAAATTTATCTTGTTAGCCCTGCTGAAAGAATTGAAGGTAGTAAATTGCCATCAGGGAAGCAGGTTCTTGGTCACTTTCTACATCTCCACAATGTTTTGAAAGAGGATATTCGAAAGGCTGCAACCCACGCTATTGAGAAAGTTGAAGATTTCTGGTTTCGAGCTAAAATTCCAACCAGGCATCATCAAGATTCCATCAAAAAGCTTGAGCAATTATTCTTCGAGTGGAAAAGTCTAAAGAAAAACAAGAGCCGCAAGACCGAGACTCAACAAACAAATGAAACCGCATTTTCAGCCGCAATAGAAGAACTGTTCGACATTGCACATGCTGACGCCATGGAGCTAATTGAGAATCAAGAAGATAAGGTCTTTCTGGAATCTCAAAGAAAAAAGGGACGACCTGGCTGCATGGGCGGAATCGATAAGGTTCTgcttcaacaacaaaaaaagcagaATGAGAGAAAGCAGATATTGCAAAAGAGAGTACATCGATCTCAACTTGATAAAAACACCTTGCTAGATAAAGCTGTGTTGGAGAGCAGCAGCGCTGATTCAGAAGAAAGTCAGTCTGAACCTGAAGATGAGGATCCAGTTCTAAGCACAAGTACTGTTACTCCTTCTTCTTCATCACGAAAGCGAGGACGCCAAAGTGTTGTTTCACCACAGCTGGCATCTATGCTTGATAGAAATAAAATGAGCGACAGGGCTGCTATGATGGTCATCGTTGAGGCTTCGAGGGCTCTTGGACAAGACGCTGAATCACTCGCTTTGAATAGATCAACCATCCAACGACTCCGTCGGAAACACCGACAGCAAATTGCCTCCGGAATCATTCAACATTTCAAGCCAAATACTGCTCTTACAGTACACTGGGATGGCAAGCTGATGCAAGATCTGACTGGAACAGAGAAGGTGGATAGGTTGCCCATTCTTGTCACAACAATGGGGAAGACAAAGCTTTTGGATATTCCAAAGATTCCTGCAG gCACTGGACAAGACGAGGCCAAAGCAGTCTATGATGCTATCCGAAAATGGGAGCTGGAAAACTTTGTCCATGGTATGTGTTTCGATACAACCTCTTCCAACACCGGTCGGCTGTCTGGCGCTTGCGTTCTTCTCGAACAGCTACTAGGGCGGCCTCTACTGCACTTTGGTTGTCGACATCACATCATGGAACTGGTATTGGCTGCTGCTTTTTGTGTCTGTATGGGACCCAGTAAAGCTCCGGAAATACTCGTTTTCAAACGATTTCAAGCACAGTGGTCATCCTTTGACCAGGAAAGTTATGAAGATGCCTTTTCGGATGATGTTGCCTCAGCTGAACTCTCCGAAGTCAAACATGTAATCATTGTTTTCTGTGAACAGCAGCTGCAAGATCATCAGCCACGAGATGACTATCGCGAGCTGCTCAAACTGATGCTCATCTTTTTAGGAAGAAAGCCTACAGATTGGAAGAATTTTCGAGCGCCTGGGTCAATGCATCAAGCTCGATGGATGGCGAAAGCCATTTACAGTATAAAGGTTTGGCTGTTTCGATCACAGTTTAAGCTGACCTTGCGAGAGTCTCGTGGCCTCCTACGTGTGAACATATTTCTTGCAAAGGTTTATATCACGTTCTGGTTTTTGGCGCCTCTGGCTTACAAAGCCGCTAGGAATGATCTACAACTTATTCAACAACTCCAGGCTTACCCTGATCAAGATATTGGTGCCGCAACATCACGCAAGCTTGCGGGCCATCTTTGGTACCTGTCAGAAGATTTGATCCTTTTCAGCCTCTTCGATCCAGAAGTGGATTTCACTACGAAGCGCGAAATTGTTAAAAGATCATTAGAACAGGAAGGAGAAGAAGTACCTTTGAAACGTGTCGTGGTGGACTTGGCGACAGTACAACAAAAGACGCTTCCTGATTTTGTCTCAAAAAGAAGCAGAAACCTGTTTTCTATTCTGGGCATGCCAGATGGATTCCTGGCCGAAGATCCTGAATCATGGAACAGGAGAGATGACTTCAAGGTTGCAGAGGCAATCGTGAAATCCCAGGCAGTAACAAACGACCATGCAGAACGAGGAGTTGCCTTGATCCAAGATGCAACAAAGTCTGGCCGATTTAAGAGCGAAGAACAGCTGCAATATGCTCTGCAGGTTATCGAACAGAACCGGGCAAACTTTCCGAATGTGAAAAAATCCACCTTACTTCACAATTAA